The genome window GCCTACTTCATCGACACCGGCAATAAAATTTGCCTGAGGCCTTATAAAATCATCACTCATTCTGTTATTACTCCGGCTTTTAGCCTTTTATCATTTTTATTTTACTTTAATAATTGCATCACAGCGCTAGCTGCTTTTTCACTGGCATTTTGTTTTAATACATTATGAATAGCAACAAATTCGTCATGCAACTGACTTTGGTCCTGATAAAGTAGCGGTTCAACATGGTTAGCTAAATTTTCGGGAGTAACTTGCTCTTGTAATAACTCTGGGATCAACGTTTTATTGGCGAGTAAATTAGGCAATGAAAACCATTTTATCTTCACCATAATACGGCCAATGATTGCTGTTAACCAATTAAACTTATAGGCAACCACCATAGGTCTTTTAACTAAAGCGGCTTCTAAAGTTACGGTACCAGAAGCCGTTAATAAACAATCGGCACTTGCCATTACGGTTTGCGTATCATTAGTGATTATTTTAATGTCTAATTCAGGCGCATGCTCTTGTTGAATTTGCTTAAATTGCTGTTCTCGAATGTCATTGATCACCGGGGCAATAAGTTGCAAATCAGCATGCTGGCGTTTGATGATTTTTGCGGTGGCCAAAAAGTCGGGTAATAAAATAGATAATTCGCTCCCGCGCGAACCAGGCATTATGGCTAAATACTTTGCATCATTAGCTAAACCAAGTTTTTCTCTGGCTGCAAGTTTATCGGAGTGCATTGGTATATCATCGGCCAATGGATGGCCAACAAAGGTGCAGGCAACATTGTGCCTGTCGTAAAATTCTTTTTCAAAAGGTAATAACGACAACACCATATCGGTGGCTTTATCTATTTTAAATATGCGTTTTTCTCGCCACGCCCATACCGATGGGCTGACATAATGCACGGTTTTAATACCTTGAGTTTTTAATCGTTGTTCAACGGTTAAATTAAAATCGGGAGCGTCAATACCAATAAAAACATCAGGTTTATGTTCACTGAAATAATTAACAATAGACTTTCTGATATGCAACAGGCGTCGTAACCGGCCGAGGACTTCAA of Thalassotalea fonticola contains these proteins:
- the lpxB gene encoding lipid-A-disaccharide synthase, translated to MNKQAPTFAIIVGEHSGDTLGAGLISELKKHYPNAKFVGIGGPKMLKQGFDSLFAMEELAVMGIVEVLGRLRRLLHIRKSIVNYFSEHKPDVFIGIDAPDFNLTVEQRLKTQGIKTVHYVSPSVWAWREKRIFKIDKATDMVLSLLPFEKEFYDRHNVACTFVGHPLADDIPMHSDKLAAREKLGLANDAKYLAIMPGSRGSELSILLPDFLATAKIIKRQHADLQLIAPVINDIREQQFKQIQQEHAPELDIKIITNDTQTVMASADCLLTASGTVTLEAALVKRPMVVAYKFNWLTAIIGRIMVKIKWFSLPNLLANKTLIPELLQEQVTPENLANHVEPLLYQDQSQLHDEFVAIHNVLKQNASEKAASAVMQLLK